One window of Bacteroidota bacterium genomic DNA carries:
- the wecB gene encoding UDP-N-acetylglucosamine 2-epimerase (non-hydrolyzing) has translation MLKALTIVGARPQFIKASAISRAIRGKFSNDIHELILHTGQHYDENMSKVFFEELDIPAPEYNLGIGSASHGVQTAGMIRGVEELLLAEKPDFLIIYGDTNSTLAGSIAASKLHIPVVHIEAGLRSFNKIMPEEINRIVCDHISTLLFTPTVGGIDNLRREGFNTNSKSPYTIDNPGIFLCGDVMYDNTLYFGSIAEKRSRIIESNKLEKGNFILVTVHREQNTDDLTRLNSIFSALNAISDDYNETLVIPIHPRTAKILESGLSPALFKAINENPRIRIIPAVSYLDMVQLEKHAKLIMTDSGGVQKEAYFFKGKCIVLRAETEWTELVDHGMAILADANAVAIVDAYKYLTSTTFDNYPPIYGTGSASEFICSTIVKAFKK, from the coding sequence ATGCTTAAAGCACTGACCATAGTAGGAGCGAGGCCTCAATTCATTAAGGCTTCTGCTATATCCCGCGCCATTCGCGGGAAATTTTCAAATGATATTCATGAACTTATTTTACATACCGGGCAGCATTACGACGAAAATATGTCGAAGGTGTTTTTTGAAGAGCTTGATATTCCTGCTCCGGAATATAATCTGGGTATCGGCTCGGCATCTCATGGCGTGCAAACTGCAGGAATGATTCGAGGTGTTGAAGAATTGCTGCTCGCCGAAAAACCCGACTTTCTGATTATTTATGGTGATACTAACTCGACGCTGGCAGGCAGTATTGCTGCGTCAAAACTGCATATTCCGGTAGTTCATATCGAAGCCGGCCTTCGTTCGTTCAACAAAATTATGCCTGAAGAGATAAACCGAATTGTGTGCGACCATATCTCTACATTACTTTTTACACCCACAGTTGGAGGTATCGACAACCTCCGGCGCGAAGGATTCAATACAAATAGCAAGTCGCCTTACACTATTGATAATCCCGGAATATTTCTCTGTGGAGATGTGATGTATGACAATACGCTTTATTTTGGTTCTATTGCCGAGAAACGCAGCCGGATAATTGAATCGAATAAACTGGAGAAAGGCAATTTCATTCTGGTTACTGTACATCGCGAACAAAATACCGATGACCTGACACGTCTTAATTCCATTTTTAGCGCCTTGAATGCAATAAGCGACGACTATAATGAAACGCTGGTTATACCAATCCATCCGCGCACTGCAAAAATTCTGGAAAGCGGACTTTCACCGGCTCTTTTCAAAGCCATCAATGAGAATCCCCGGATACGCATTATTCCTGCTGTTTCATATCTTGACATGGTGCAGCTCGAAAAACATGCAAAACTCATTATGACTGACTCGGGCGGAGTTCAGAAAGAGGCATACTTCTTCAAAGGAAAATGCATTGTTTTACGTGCAGAAACGGAATGGACGGAGCTTGTAGATCATGGAATGGCAATTCTGGCTGATGCAAATGCTGTAGCAATTGTAGATGCTTATAAATATCTTACCTCAACAACCTTCGATAATTATCCGCCAATTTACGGAACAGGCAGTGCCTCGGAGTTTATCTGCAGTACAATTGTCAAAGCTTTCAAAAAATAA